A window of the Nocardia sp. NBC_01329 genome harbors these coding sequences:
- a CDS encoding PucR family transcriptional regulator produces the protein MTVSSPTRSRLTVSGRPISNHLRDVSALSRQMVGHFVEHVAPCGTLPGDALQGDVTAVTRLCLELTLSRLDGRELPEKIEQVREAAAEWAREGIPIDTINHAIHEGFKLGFDRIMSTAGPSDSATLVATARRMLEILDTITSEVALAYVGEYRGVVSEHHTAVHTLTSALLGGHSTATMARECGIEIAGSYQVLALALPPHPDESAQQVDGRIVARRKLRRVQAELARSCGEKALSLLSIDGGTVLLPADGFPDAALDELIARLAQAAQVPVTATVVTAATAEIPDATDRAHELLDTVQRIADGGGLYRFTDLALEFQITRPGPAREHLSAILDPLDDHPELLETLRQHIANNFNRQRTARLMHMHTNTLDYRLKRVRMLTGFDPAVPTGLWYLTSALVARSYQNGPSPT, from the coding sequence ATGACGGTCAGCAGTCCGACCCGGTCCAGACTCACGGTGTCCGGCCGTCCGATCTCGAACCATCTACGGGATGTATCGGCCCTGTCACGTCAGATGGTCGGTCATTTCGTCGAGCACGTCGCACCGTGCGGCACGCTGCCGGGTGACGCGCTCCAGGGTGATGTCACCGCGGTGACGCGGCTCTGCCTGGAACTCACCCTGAGCCGGCTCGACGGCCGGGAGTTGCCGGAGAAGATCGAACAGGTCCGGGAGGCCGCCGCCGAATGGGCGCGCGAGGGTATCCCGATCGACACCATCAATCACGCTATCCACGAGGGCTTCAAACTCGGTTTCGACCGCATCATGTCCACCGCGGGACCTTCGGATTCGGCGACATTGGTCGCCACCGCCCGCCGGATGCTGGAGATCCTGGACACGATCACCTCGGAAGTGGCGCTGGCGTACGTCGGCGAATACCGGGGCGTGGTCTCCGAGCATCACACCGCTGTGCATACGCTCACCTCGGCACTGCTCGGCGGACACAGTACCGCCACCATGGCCCGCGAATGCGGGATCGAGATCGCCGGCTCCTACCAGGTGCTGGCCCTGGCCCTGCCGCCACATCCGGACGAATCCGCGCAGCAGGTCGACGGCCGTATCGTGGCGCGTCGCAAACTACGCCGGGTTCAGGCCGAACTGGCCCGCAGCTGCGGGGAGAAGGCGCTCTCGCTGCTCAGCATCGACGGCGGCACGGTCCTGCTCCCGGCCGACGGTTTCCCCGACGCGGCACTCGACGAACTGATCGCGCGTCTCGCGCAGGCCGCGCAGGTGCCGGTCACCGCCACCGTGGTCACCGCGGCCACCGCCGAAATTCCCGACGCCACCGACCGCGCCCACGAACTCCTCGACACCGTGCAGCGGATCGCCGACGGGGGCGGCCTGTACCGCTTCACCGATCTGGCATTGGAATTCCAGATCACCCGGCCCGGGCCCGCGCGCGAACATCTCAGCGCCATCCTCGACCCGCTGGACGACCATCCCGAGCTGCTGGAGACGCTGCGCCAGCACATCGCGAACAATTTCAACCGACAGCGCACGGCCCGCCTCATGCATATGCACACCAATACGCTCGACTACCGGCTCAAGAGGGTCCGGATGCTGACCGGATTCGATCCGGCTGTCCCCACCGGGCTGTGGTATCTCACTTCCGCACTGGTCGCCCGCAGCTATCAGAACGGGCCGAGCCCGACCTGA
- a CDS encoding COX15/CtaA family protein has protein sequence MLYRAFLRLVDRLPLPSRRTQLLIALAVIASQAGIAVTGAVVRVTASGLGCPTWPQCFPGSFTPVGVSEVAVIHQAVEFGNRMLVFAVTLCAALIVLAVTRARRRREVLVYAWLMPAGTVLQAVLGGITVLSGLLWWTVALHLLVSMLMVWVAAVMYAKVAAPDDGVETVRAPEPLRWLTALSGVALAGVLVAGTLVTGAGPHAGDKSIDRPVARLEVEIVTLVHLHSQLLVGYLALLVGLAFGLFATGITTPVRDRLFVLIGLVLAQSLVGVVQYFTDVPPALVAIHVGGAALCTAATAALWASLRTREPLPAEVTETSAQPV, from the coding sequence GTGCTGTATCGCGCATTCCTGCGACTCGTCGACCGGCTGCCGCTGCCATCGCGGCGCACCCAACTGCTGATCGCGCTCGCCGTCATCGCCTCCCAGGCCGGCATCGCCGTGACCGGGGCGGTCGTGCGGGTCACCGCCTCCGGTCTGGGCTGCCCCACCTGGCCACAGTGCTTCCCGGGAAGTTTCACCCCCGTCGGGGTCTCCGAAGTGGCCGTGATCCATCAGGCGGTGGAGTTCGGCAACCGCATGCTGGTCTTCGCGGTGACGCTGTGCGCCGCCCTCATCGTCCTCGCCGTCACCCGGGCCCGGCGCCGGCGCGAAGTGCTGGTGTATGCCTGGCTGATGCCCGCGGGAACCGTACTGCAGGCGGTCCTGGGCGGGATCACCGTACTGTCCGGCCTGCTGTGGTGGACGGTCGCCTTGCATCTGCTGGTCTCGATGCTGATGGTGTGGGTGGCCGCGGTGATGTACGCGAAGGTCGCCGCCCCCGACGACGGTGTCGAGACCGTGCGCGCACCGGAACCGCTGCGCTGGCTCACCGCACTGAGCGGGGTCGCCCTGGCCGGGGTGCTTGTCGCGGGCACGCTCGTGACCGGCGCCGGCCCCCATGCGGGTGATAAGAGCATCGATCGTCCGGTGGCCCGGCTCGAGGTGGAGATCGTCACGCTGGTGCATCTGCATTCGCAGCTGCTGGTCGGCTACCTCGCCCTGCTCGTCGGCCTCGCGTTCGGCCTCTTCGCGACCGGTATCACCACACCCGTTCGCGACCGCCTGTTCGTCCTGATCGGGCTGGTTCTCGCACAGTCGCTGGTGGGTGTCGTCCAGTACTTCACCGATGTCCCGCCGGCGCTGGTCGCGATCCATGTCGGCGGCGCGGCCCTGTGCACCGCGGCCACCGCCGCGCTGTGGGCTTCCCTGCGAACCCGCGAGCCCCTTCCCGCCGAGGTCACGGAAACGAGCGCCCAACCGGTCTGA
- a CDS encoding ABC transporter permease, translating to MTTPDRTTNRFEPGTFAPSPRPAPRLAMLLAQTRLDLVLLLRNGEQLLLTMFIPITLLIGLALLPFGDMGPDKIDKIVPAVMMVAVMSTAFTGQAIAIGFDRRYGALKRLGATPLPRWGIVAGKSGAVLLVVILQAVLLGSIGVALGWRPTPLGLLLGAVLIALGTATFAAMGLLLGGTLKAEVVLALANILWFVMLGIASVVFASNELPAAVHTLVRLVPSGALAVALELALAGGVDWLGVGALIVWGTVAGLLAARWFRFE from the coding sequence GTGACGACGCCTGATCGGACGACCAACCGCTTCGAACCGGGCACCTTCGCCCCGAGCCCGCGACCGGCGCCGCGACTGGCCATGTTGCTGGCGCAGACCCGGCTCGATCTGGTGTTGCTGCTGCGCAACGGCGAGCAGCTGCTGCTCACCATGTTCATTCCGATCACCCTCCTGATCGGGCTGGCGCTGCTCCCGTTCGGCGATATGGGTCCGGACAAGATCGACAAGATCGTGCCGGCGGTGATGATGGTGGCGGTGATGTCGACCGCGTTCACCGGACAGGCCATCGCCATCGGTTTCGACCGGCGTTACGGCGCACTGAAACGACTCGGCGCCACACCGCTGCCGCGCTGGGGGATCGTCGCGGGTAAGAGCGGCGCGGTCCTGCTCGTGGTGATCCTGCAGGCGGTCCTGCTCGGGTCGATCGGGGTGGCGCTGGGCTGGCGACCGACTCCGCTGGGCCTGTTGCTGGGCGCGGTCCTCATCGCGCTGGGCACCGCTACGTTCGCGGCGATGGGGCTGCTGCTGGGTGGCACGCTCAAGGCCGAAGTGGTGCTGGCGCTGGCCAATATCCTCTGGTTCGTCATGCTCGGTATCGCCAGTGTGGTCTTCGCCTCCAACGAACTACCCGCGGCGGTGCACACGCTGGTCCGGCTGGTGCCCTCGGGCGCGCTCGCGGTGGCGCTGGAACTCGCGCTCGCCGGCGGTGTCGACTGGCTGGGTGTCGGGGCGCTGATCGTCTGGGGCACCGTCGCCGGCCTGCTGGCAGCCCGCTGGTTCCGCTTCGAATAG
- a CDS encoding ABC transporter ATP-binding protein: MTASLVPAVQVDHVAKRYGETIAVDGIGFTIEPAQVFALLGPNGAGKTTTVEMCEGFVRPDSGQVRVLGLDPIADSEQLRPRIGVMLQGGGAYPGARAGEMLDLVASYSAKPLDPDWLLGVLGLADHRRTPYRRLSGGQQQRLSLACALVGRPEIVFLDEPTAGMDAQARIMVWELIDALRRDGVSVLLTTHLMDEAEELADHLVIVDHGRIVASGTPAEVTAHGAAGQLRFAAPPKLDLELLRMALPEGFAPKETSPGSYLVEGEINPQVLATVTAWCARVNVLATDIRIDQRRLEDVFLELTGRDLRA; this comes from the coding sequence GTGACCGCTTCCCTGGTACCCGCCGTTCAGGTGGACCACGTCGCCAAACGCTACGGCGAGACGATCGCGGTGGACGGTATCGGTTTCACCATCGAGCCCGCGCAGGTGTTCGCCCTTCTCGGGCCGAACGGCGCCGGTAAGACCACCACGGTGGAGATGTGCGAGGGCTTCGTCCGCCCGGATTCGGGGCAGGTGCGGGTACTCGGCCTCGACCCGATCGCCGATTCCGAACAGTTGCGGCCCCGGATCGGGGTGATGCTGCAGGGCGGCGGTGCCTATCCCGGCGCGCGGGCCGGGGAAATGCTGGATCTGGTCGCGTCCTATTCGGCGAAACCGCTGGACCCCGACTGGCTGCTCGGCGTCCTGGGCCTGGCCGACCATCGCCGGACTCCGTATCGCCGGTTGTCCGGCGGACAGCAGCAGCGGTTGTCGCTGGCCTGCGCGCTGGTGGGTCGCCCGGAGATCGTCTTCCTGGACGAGCCCACGGCCGGTATGGACGCGCAGGCGCGGATCATGGTGTGGGAGTTGATCGATGCGTTGCGGCGCGACGGTGTGAGCGTGTTGCTCACCACCCATCTCATGGACGAGGCCGAGGAGCTGGCCGATCATCTGGTGATCGTCGATCACGGGCGGATCGTCGCCTCCGGCACTCCGGCCGAGGTCACCGCGCACGGCGCGGCCGGTCAGTTACGTTTCGCGGCCCCACCGAAACTCGACCTCGAACTGTTGCGGATGGCACTCCCGGAGGGATTCGCCCCCAAAGAGACCAGTCCAGGGTCGTATCTGGTGGAGGGCGAAATCAATCCGCAGGTACTGGCCACGGTGACCGCGTGGTGTGCTCGGGTGAACGTGCTGGCCACCGATATCCGGATCGATCAGCGCCGCCTCGAGGACGTCTTCCTGGAATTGACCGGACGGGATCTGCGCGCGTGA
- the mptB gene encoding polyprenol phosphomannose-dependent alpha 1,6 mannosyltransferase MptB, translating to MRRALGLDVPPPDHTIAILHSDETEVPGLDRRERAQLDRIRLMGATGTVLMAISALGIGAQPVHQNPTSGMRVLGIFARAHTGSLAMCMVGTVTVVLAWLLLGRFAVGGFGGSPLHRLTRRQFDRTLLLWIIPLCVAPPMFSNDVYSYLAQSEIAARGIDPYQEGPVAGLGIDNVLTNNVPNIWRETPAPYGPLFLWIGHGIAELTGENILAGVWVHRLLALVGVALIVWALPRLSVRCGVAPVSALWLGVANPLVLFHLIGGVHNDALMLGLMLAGLEFVLRAIHGVPGNGGPPPLDGRGWALLIGGAVVISLSSSVKVTSIIALGFAGMALARRWGPGLRPILAAAGLLGLIAVMVTMVISTVSGLGFGWLNTLNTASAVRSWMSLPTALGIVTGFGGVLLGLGDHTTALLSITRPIAAVVAGFITVRMLVATWTGRLHPVGALGVSLGAIVLLFPVVQPWYLLWAIVPMAAWATRPVFRAPAIGISAVVSVILMPRGADLEVFQIVGSAVATVIVSLLFIVVTRNALPWRTQQGVSAPSQPAGAYGGTS from the coding sequence GTGCGGCGCGCACTCGGGCTGGATGTACCGCCCCCGGACCACACCATCGCGATTCTGCACAGCGACGAAACCGAGGTCCCGGGCCTCGATCGCCGGGAGCGGGCACAGCTGGACCGGATCCGGTTGATGGGCGCCACCGGCACCGTACTCATGGCGATCAGCGCCCTCGGTATCGGCGCTCAACCGGTCCACCAGAACCCGACCTCGGGAATGCGGGTCCTCGGCATCTTCGCGCGGGCGCATACCGGGTCGCTGGCCATGTGCATGGTCGGCACGGTGACCGTCGTGCTGGCGTGGCTGCTGCTGGGGCGGTTCGCCGTCGGCGGATTCGGCGGGTCGCCATTGCACCGGCTCACCCGGCGCCAGTTCGATCGCACGTTGCTGCTCTGGATCATTCCGCTGTGCGTGGCACCGCCGATGTTCAGCAACGATGTCTACTCCTATCTCGCGCAGAGCGAGATCGCCGCCCGCGGCATCGACCCCTATCAGGAAGGTCCCGTCGCGGGCCTGGGCATCGACAATGTCCTCACCAACAACGTCCCCAATATCTGGCGCGAGACGCCGGCACCGTACGGGCCGTTGTTCCTGTGGATAGGCCACGGGATCGCCGAGCTCACCGGGGAGAACATCCTCGCCGGAGTCTGGGTACACCGGCTGCTGGCGCTGGTGGGGGTGGCGCTCATCGTCTGGGCGCTGCCGCGCCTGTCCGTGCGCTGCGGGGTGGCCCCGGTGAGCGCGCTGTGGCTGGGGGTGGCCAATCCCCTGGTGCTGTTCCATCTCATCGGGGGCGTGCACAACGACGCGCTGATGCTGGGTCTGATGCTGGCCGGTCTCGAATTCGTGCTGCGCGCGATCCACGGGGTCCCCGGCAACGGCGGACCACCACCGCTGGACGGCCGCGGCTGGGCCCTGCTGATCGGCGGGGCGGTCGTCATCAGCCTGTCTTCGTCGGTCAAGGTCACCTCGATCATCGCGCTGGGATTCGCCGGAATGGCCCTGGCCCGCCGGTGGGGCCCGGGGCTGCGGCCGATCCTGGCCGCAGCCGGGTTGCTCGGACTGATCGCGGTGATGGTGACGATGGTGATCAGCACCGTGAGCGGGCTCGGCTTCGGCTGGCTCAATACGTTGAACACGGCCAGTGCGGTGCGCAGCTGGATGTCGCTACCCACGGCGCTGGGTATCGTCACCGGATTCGGCGGCGTACTGCTCGGCTTGGGCGATCACACCACCGCGCTGCTGAGCATCACCCGGCCCATCGCCGCCGTAGTAGCGGGCTTCATCACCGTGCGCATGCTGGTCGCCACCTGGACCGGACGGCTGCATCCGGTCGGCGCGCTGGGGGTTTCGCTGGGCGCGATCGTGCTGCTGTTCCCGGTGGTCCAGCCCTGGTATCTACTCTGGGCCATCGTGCCGATGGCGGCCTGGGCCACCCGTCCGGTCTTCCGGGCGCCGGCGATCGGTATCTCCGCGGTGGTCAGCGTGATCCTGATGCCCCGTGGTGCCGATCTCGAGGTGTTCCAGATCGTGGGGTCGGCCGTGGCTACCGTGATCGTGTCGCTGCTGTTCATCGTGGTCACCCGGAATGCGCTGCCCTGGCGGACGCAGCAGGGGGTGTCGGCCCCGTCACAGCCGGCCGGGGCCTACGGTGGGACCTCGTGA
- a CDS encoding helix-turn-helix transcriptional regulator, protein MGLPNADERAGHRAGTGSVGVPASGGEGHTRAAIVRLLLEEGPITATAIGSALGLAPAGVRRHLDALIESGQARAGRSAPWQQKGRGRPAKQYQLTAAGRGMLGHAYDDLAGAAIRQLREIGGGEAVTAFARKRARTLVDGIEPLPAHLPESAANSSGAQGATVQSGTVEKAAEIATALSDAGFAASTRRVGAGVQICQHHCPVAHVAEEFPELCEAELEAFREVLGTHVQRLATIANGDCACTTHVPLTVLPTAVADRPNNTSSSTVAQPATDAPNDSGRSAE, encoded by the coding sequence ATGGGTTTGCCGAATGCGGACGAAAGGGCTGGTCACCGCGCCGGTACCGGGTCCGTCGGCGTGCCCGCGTCCGGTGGTGAGGGACATACCCGCGCCGCTATCGTCCGGTTGCTGCTGGAGGAAGGGCCGATCACCGCCACCGCGATAGGTAGTGCCCTGGGCCTTGCTCCGGCGGGAGTGCGCAGGCACCTGGACGCGCTCATCGAATCGGGCCAGGCCCGCGCCGGGCGTTCGGCACCCTGGCAGCAGAAGGGTCGCGGCCGCCCGGCCAAGCAATATCAGCTCACCGCCGCCGGGCGTGGCATGCTCGGCCACGCCTACGACGATCTGGCCGGTGCGGCCATCCGCCAGCTGCGCGAGATCGGAGGCGGGGAGGCCGTCACCGCGTTCGCTCGTAAACGCGCGCGCACCCTCGTCGACGGGATCGAACCGCTGCCCGCGCATCTCCCGGAATCCGCCGCGAACAGCTCCGGCGCCCAGGGCGCTACGGTGCAGTCCGGCACCGTAGAGAAGGCCGCGGAGATCGCCACCGCGCTGTCGGACGCGGGCTTCGCCGCCAGTACCCGCCGGGTAGGCGCGGGCGTGCAGATCTGCCAGCACCACTGCCCGGTCGCCCACGTCGCCGAAGAGTTCCCGGAGTTGTGCGAGGCCGAACTCGAGGCTTTCCGGGAGGTTCTGGGCACGCACGTCCAGCGGCTGGCCACCATCGCCAACGGTGATTGCGCCTGCACCACCCATGTGCCGCTGACGGTGCTGCCGACCGCAGTCGCCGACCGACCGAACAACACTTCATCCTCAACCGTTGCACAGCCCGCAACGGACGCACCGAACGACTCCGGAAGGAGCGCCGAATGA
- the sufB gene encoding Fe-S cluster assembly protein SufB, with protein MTTTTDQVPPLTQEEAIASLGNYGYGWADSDAAGASAQRGLSEEVVRDISAKKDEPAWMLENRLKALRIFDRKPMPNWGSNLDGIDFDNIKYFVRSTEKQAESWEDLPEDIRNTYDKLGIPEAEKQRLVSGVAAQYESEVVYHQIREDLEQQGVIFLDTDTALKEHPEIFREYFGSVIPAGDNKFSALNTSVWSGGSFIYVPPGVHVDIPLQAYFRINTENMGQFERTLIIVDEDAYVHYVEGCTAPIYKSDSLHSAVVEIIVKKGGRCRYTTIQNWSNNVYNLVTKRAKAEAGATMEWIDGNIGSKVTMKYPAVWMTGEHAKGEVLSVAFAGEGQHQDTGAKMLHLAPHTSSTIVSKSVARGGGRASYRGLVQVNKGAHGSKSTVKCDALLVDTISRSDTYPYVDIREDDVTMGHEATVSKVSEEQLFYLMSRGMTEDEAMAMVVRGFVEPIAKELPMEYALELNRLIELQMEGAVG; from the coding sequence ATGACGACCACCACCGACCAGGTGCCACCGCTCACCCAGGAGGAGGCCATCGCCTCACTGGGCAATTACGGGTACGGCTGGGCCGATTCGGACGCGGCGGGAGCCAGCGCGCAGCGTGGTCTGTCCGAGGAGGTCGTTCGCGATATCTCGGCCAAGAAGGACGAGCCGGCCTGGATGCTGGAGAACCGGCTCAAGGCGCTGCGCATCTTCGACCGGAAGCCCATGCCGAACTGGGGTTCCAACCTCGACGGTATCGACTTCGACAACATCAAGTACTTCGTGCGCTCGACCGAGAAGCAGGCCGAGAGCTGGGAGGACCTGCCCGAGGACATCCGCAACACCTACGACAAGCTGGGTATCCCGGAGGCGGAGAAGCAGCGGCTGGTCTCGGGTGTCGCCGCTCAGTACGAGAGCGAAGTCGTCTACCACCAGATCCGCGAGGACCTGGAGCAGCAGGGCGTCATCTTCCTCGACACCGATACCGCGCTGAAGGAGCACCCGGAGATCTTCCGCGAGTACTTCGGCTCGGTCATCCCGGCCGGGGACAACAAGTTCTCCGCGCTGAACACCTCGGTGTGGTCGGGTGGCTCGTTCATCTATGTGCCGCCGGGCGTGCACGTGGACATTCCGCTGCAGGCCTACTTCCGGATCAACACCGAGAACATGGGCCAGTTCGAGCGCACTCTGATCATCGTCGACGAGGATGCCTACGTGCACTACGTCGAGGGCTGCACCGCGCCGATCTACAAATCCGATTCGCTGCACTCGGCGGTCGTCGAGATCATCGTGAAGAAGGGCGGCCGCTGCCGCTACACGACCATCCAGAACTGGTCGAACAACGTCTACAACCTGGTCACCAAGCGGGCCAAGGCCGAGGCGGGCGCGACCATGGAATGGATCGACGGCAATATCGGCTCCAAGGTCACCATGAAGTACCCGGCCGTCTGGATGACCGGTGAGCACGCCAAGGGCGAGGTGCTCTCGGTCGCCTTCGCCGGTGAGGGGCAGCACCAGGACACCGGCGCCAAGATGTTGCACCTGGCCCCGCACACCTCCTCGACCATCGTGTCCAAATCGGTGGCCCGCGGCGGTGGCCGCGCCTCCTACCGCGGTCTGGTACAGGTCAACAAGGGCGCGCACGGATCCAAGTCGACGGTGAAATGCGATGCGCTGCTGGTCGACACGATCAGCCGCTCCGACACCTACCCCTACGTCGATATCCGCGAGGACGACGTGACCATGGGGCACGAGGCGACGGTGTCGAAGGTGTCCGAGGAGCAGCTGTTCTACCTCATGAGCCGCGGGATGACCGAGGACGAGGCAATGGCCATGGTGGTGCGCGGCTTCGTCGAGCCCATCGCCAAGGAGCTCCCGATGGAGTACGCCCTGGAACTCAACCGGCTGATCGAACTGCAGATGGAAGGGGCCGTCGGCTGA
- the sufD gene encoding Fe-S cluster assembly protein SufD, producing the protein MSDPINTTSGPSNLSEAAEARRPAINKGEVFTSFDVNAFEIPSGKDEAWRFTPLRRLRGLHNGTATADGQAGVEIGQVTGVTVETVGRDDSRLGQGGTPSDRVAAQAYSGFAQATVISVGTEIEVAEPVVVRITGPGEGKTAYGHLQVRLAEFAVATVVIDQRGSGTYAENIEFVLGDSAKLTVVAVQDWADDVVHATAHHALVGRDAVLRHIAVTLGGELVRLTGNVRYAGPGGDAELLGLYFADAGQHFEQRLLIDHAVPHCKSNVLYKGALQGDPDSPKGDARTVWVGDVLIRAAAEGTDTFEINRNLVLTDGARADSVPNLEIETGEIVGAGHASATGRFDDEQLFYLRARGIPEDAARRLVVRGFFHEIIHKIGVGEVAERLEAAIEAELAAVGV; encoded by the coding sequence GTGAGCGATCCGATCAACACAACCAGTGGGCCTTCGAATCTTTCCGAGGCCGCCGAGGCTCGCCGGCCGGCGATCAACAAGGGGGAGGTGTTCACCTCCTTCGATGTGAATGCCTTCGAGATCCCCTCCGGTAAGGACGAGGCGTGGCGGTTCACTCCGCTGCGCCGGCTGCGCGGCCTGCACAACGGCACCGCTACCGCCGATGGGCAAGCCGGCGTCGAGATCGGGCAGGTCACCGGTGTCACCGTGGAGACCGTGGGTCGCGACGATTCCCGCCTGGGGCAGGGCGGTACCCCGTCCGACCGGGTCGCCGCCCAGGCGTACTCCGGCTTCGCACAGGCGACGGTCATCTCGGTGGGTACGGAGATCGAGGTCGCCGAACCCGTCGTCGTGCGGATCACCGGACCGGGTGAAGGGAAGACCGCCTACGGTCACCTGCAGGTGCGGTTGGCCGAATTCGCCGTCGCCACCGTAGTGATCGACCAGCGCGGTAGTGGAACCTACGCCGAGAACATCGAATTCGTGCTCGGCGACAGCGCCAAGCTGACCGTGGTGGCGGTGCAGGACTGGGCCGACGATGTCGTGCACGCCACCGCACACCACGCCCTGGTGGGTCGCGACGCGGTACTGCGGCATATCGCGGTCACCCTCGGTGGCGAACTGGTCCGGCTCACCGGCAATGTCCGCTACGCGGGCCCGGGCGGTGACGCCGAACTGCTCGGCCTGTACTTCGCCGACGCCGGCCAGCATTTCGAACAGCGTCTGCTGATCGATCACGCGGTGCCGCACTGCAAATCGAACGTGCTGTACAAGGGCGCGCTCCAGGGTGATCCCGATTCGCCCAAGGGCGACGCTCGCACGGTCTGGGTCGGGGATGTGCTGATCCGGGCCGCCGCCGAGGGAACCGACACGTTCGAGATCAACCGCAACCTGGTCCTCACCGACGGTGCCCGCGCCGATTCGGTGCCGAACCTCGAGATCGAGACCGGTGAGATCGTCGGCGCGGGCCACGCGTCGGCGACCGGCCGGTTCGACGACGAGCAGCTGTTCTATCTGCGTGCCCGCGGTATTCCGGAAGACGCCGCCCGCCGCCTGGTGGTGCGTGGTTTCTTCCACGAGATCATCCACAAGATCGGGGTCGGCGAGGTCGCCGAGCGGCTCGAGGCGGCCATCGAGGCCGAACTCGCCGCGGTCGGCGTCTGA
- the sufC gene encoding Fe-S cluster assembly ATPase SufC: MTTLEIKDLHAEVATPDGDTVKILNGVNLTVKSGETHAIMGPNGSGKSTLSYAIAGHPKYTVTSGSITLDGEDVLEMSVDERARAGLFLAMQYPVEVPGVSMSNFLRTAATAVRGEAPKLRHWVKEVKESMNELDIDAAFADRSVNEGFSGGEKKRHEILQLGLLKPKIAILDETDSGLDVDALRIVSEGVNRYRERESGGVLLITHYTRILRYIQPQFVHVFVGGRIVAEGGAELAEELDANGYVKFTQTAGAGA, encoded by the coding sequence ATGACCACCCTGGAAATCAAGGACCTGCACGCCGAGGTCGCCACCCCGGACGGGGACACCGTCAAGATCCTCAACGGTGTGAACCTCACCGTGAAATCCGGCGAGACACACGCCATCATGGGCCCCAACGGCTCCGGTAAGTCGACGCTGTCCTATGCCATCGCCGGGCATCCCAAGTACACCGTCACCTCAGGTTCGATCACCCTCGACGGTGAGGACGTCCTGGAGATGTCGGTGGACGAGCGGGCGCGGGCCGGACTGTTCCTGGCCATGCAGTACCCGGTCGAGGTTCCCGGTGTCTCGATGTCGAACTTCCTGCGCACGGCCGCGACCGCGGTGCGCGGTGAGGCGCCCAAGCTGCGGCACTGGGTCAAGGAGGTGAAGGAGTCGATGAACGAACTCGATATCGACGCCGCCTTCGCCGATCGCAGTGTGAACGAGGGTTTCTCCGGTGGTGAGAAGAAGCGCCACGAGATCCTGCAGCTGGGCCTGCTCAAGCCGAAGATCGCCATTCTCGACGAAACCGACTCCGGTCTCGACGTGGACGCACTGCGTATCGTCTCCGAGGGCGTGAACCGCTACCGGGAGCGGGAGAGCGGCGGGGTGCTGCTGATCACCCACTACACCCGCATTCTGCGCTATATCCAGCCGCAGTTCGTGCACGTGTTCGTGGGCGGGCGCATCGTCGCCGAGGGCGGTGCGGAACTGGCCGAGGAACTCGATGCGAACGGCTATGTGAAGTTCACCCAGACCGCAGGAGCCGGAGCCTGA